In a genomic window of Vulpes vulpes isolate BD-2025 chromosome 6, VulVul3, whole genome shotgun sequence:
- the ADCY4 gene encoding adenylate cyclase type 4 isoform X5, translating to MRLLPGHPCRLGWREEERGMAPAASPRRLGKGWAAPGSAGGRARARLDPSEPGAAPALTRPRARAPSPEFALRPRPRRSRAGPTMARLFSPRPPPSEDLFYETYYSLSQQYPLLLLLLGIVLCALLAVLAVASASGRDLASDPGFLITVLCALGGFSLLLGLASCEQRLQRWTRPLSGLVWAALLGLGHGFLFTGGLVSAWDQVSFFLFVIFTVYAMLPLGMRDATAAGLASSLSHLVVLGLYLGPQPDSQPALLPQLAANAVLFLCGNVAGAYHKALMERALRATFREALRSLHSRRRLDTEKKHQEHLLLSILPAYLAREMKAEIMARLQAGQGSRPESTNNFHSLYVKRHQGVSVLYADIVGFTRLASECSPKELVLMLNELFGKFDQIAKVPPSPCIHTHSQEHECMRIKILGDCYYCVSGLPLSLPDHAINCVRMGLDMCRAIRRVHITGATLALLAGAYAVEDAAMEHRDPYLRELGEPTYLVIDPRAEEEDEKGTAGGLLSSLEGPKMRPSVLMTRYLESWGAAKPFAHLSHLESPVSTSTPLPEKTLASFSPQWSLDRSRTPRGLDDDLDTGDAKFFQVIEQLNSQKQWKQSKDFNPLTLYFREKELEKEYRLSALPAFKYYAACTFLVFISNFVIQMLVTNRPPALAITYSITFLLFLLLLFVCFSEHLTRCVLKGPKMLHWLPTLSGLVATRPGLRIALGTATILLVFVMAVTSLFFLPAASNCPFRAPNVSSVAFNLSWELPGSLPLISIPYSMHCCVLGFLSCSLFLHMSFELKLLLLLLWLGASCSLFLHSHAWLSDCLISHLYPDPLDSRPGVLKEPKLMGAISFFIFFFTLLVLARQNEYYCRLDFLWKKKLRQEQEETETMENLTRLLLENVLPAHVAPQFIGQNRRNEDLYHQSYECVCVLFASVPDFKEFYSESNINHEGLECLRLLNEIIADFDELLSKPKFSGVEKIKTIGSTYMAATGLNATSGQDAQQDDERSCSHLGTMVEFAVALGSKLDVINKHSFNNFRLRVGLNHGPVVAGVIGAQKPQYDIWGNTVNVASRMESTGVLGKIQVTEETAQVLQSLGYTCYSRGIIKVKGKGQLCTYFLNTDLTRTGPPSATLG from the exons ATGAGGCTTTTGCCCGGACACCCCTGCCGGCTGggttggagggaggaggagcGAGGGATGGCGCCGGCAGCCTCTCCCAGGCGGCTGGGAAAAGGCTGGGCGGCCCCAGGGAGCGCGGGCGGACGGGCCCGCGCGCGGCTTGACCCCAGCGAGCCCGGAGCGGCCCCGGCACTAacgcggccccgcgcccgcgcccccagccccgaGTTCGCGctccgcccgcgcccgcgccgcagCCGGGCAGGGCCAACCATGGCGCGCCTCTTCAGCCCCCGGCCGCCGCCCAGCGAGGACCTCTTCTACGAGACCTACTACAGCCTGAGCCAGCAGTacccgctgctgctgctgctgctggggatCGTGCTCTGCGCGCTCCTGGCCGTGCTGGCTGTGGCCTCGGCCAGCGGCAGG GATCTAGCCTCAGACCCAGGCTTCCTGATCACTGTGCTGTGTGCGCTCGGCGGCTTCTCACTGCTGCTGGGCCTGGCATCCTGTGAGCAACGGCTACAGCGCTGGACCCGTCCCCTGTCCGGCCTCGTGTGGGCAGCGCTCCTGGGGCTGGGCCATGGCTTCCTCTTCACTGGGGGCCTGGTGAGCGCCTGGGACCAG GTGtcctttttcctctttgtcaTCTTCACTGTGTACGCCATGTTGCCCTTGGGTATGCGGGATGCCACCGCCGCGGGCCTTGCCTCATCACTCTCCCACCTGGTGGTCCTTGGGCTGTACCTTGGGCCTCAGCCGGACTCCCAGCCCGCGCTACTGCCGCAG CTGGCAGCAAACGCGGTGCTGTTCTTGTGTGGGAATGTGGCCGGAGCGTACCACAAGGCGCTGATGGAGCGTGCGCTGCGCGCCACGTTCCGGGAGGCACTTCGTTCGCTGCATTCGCGCCGGCGGCTGGACACGGAGAAGAAGCACCAG GAACACCTTCTTTTGTCCATCCTTCCTGCCTACTTGGCTcgagagatgaaggcagagatcatgGCCCGGCTTCAGGCTGGACAGGGATCACGGCCAGAGAGCACCAACAACTTCCATAGCCTCTATGTCAAGAGACACCAAGGAGTTAG CGTGCTCTATGCTGACATCGTGGGCTTCACACGGCTGGCCAGTGAGTGCTCCCCTAAGGAGTTGGTGCTTATGCTCAACGAGCTCTTTGGCAAGTTCGACCAGATTGCCAAG gtgcctccctccccctgcatacacacacactcccaggAGCATGAATGCATGCGGATCAAGATCCTGGGAGACTGTTACTACTGTGTCTCTGGGCTACCGCTCTCCCTGCCAGACCACGCCATCAACTGCGTGCGCATGGGGCTGGACATGTGCCGGGCCATCAG AAGAGTACATATTACAGGAGCTACCCTGGCCCTGCTGGCAGGGGCTTATGCTGTGGAGGATGCAGCCATGGAACACCGAGACCCATACCTTCGGGAGCTAGGGGAGCCTACCTACCTAGTCATCGATCCCCGG GCTGAGGAAGAGGATGAGAAGGGCACTGCAGGAGGGTTGCTATCCTCTCTCGAGGGCCCCAAAATGCGTCCCTCAGTGCTGATGACCCGCTACCTGGAGTCCTGGGGCGCAGCCAAGCCTTTTgcccacctgagccacctagagaGCCCCGTGtccacctccacccctctcccG GAGAAGACGCTGGCCTCCTTCAGCCCCCAGTGGAGCCTGGACCG GAGCCGTACCCCCCGGGGACTAGATGATGACCTGGACACTGGGGACGCCAAGTTCTTCCAGGTCATCGAacagctcaactctcagaa ACAGTGGAAGCAGTCAAAGGACTTCAACCCACTGACACTGTACTTCAGagagaaggagctggagaaagag TATCGACTCTCTGCACTCCCTGCCTTCAAATACTATGCAGCCTGCACCTTCCTGGTTTTCATCTCCAATTTTGTCATCCAGATGCTGGTGACCAACAG GCCTCCAGCTCTGGCCATCACCTATAGCAtcaccttcctcctcttcctcctcctcctcttcgtCTGCTTCTCAGAACACCTGACG AGGTGTGTCTTGAAAGGCCCCAAGATGCTGCACTGGCTGCCCACACTGTCTGGCTTGGTGGCCACCCGGCCTGGACTGCGAATTGCCCTGGGCACTGCCACCATCCTCCTCGTTTTTGTCATGGCTGTTACCAGCCTG TTCTTCTTACCGGCAGCATCGAACTGTCCTTTCCGGGCTCCCAATGTGTCCTCCGTGGCTTTCAACCTCTCCTGGGAActccctgggtccctgcctcttATCAGCATCCCA TACTCTATGCACTGCTGCGTGCTGGGGTTCCTGTCCTGCTCCCTCTTCCTGCACATGAGCTTCGAGCTGAagttgctgctgcttctgctgtgGCTGggggcctcctgctccctcttcctgCACTCCCATGCCTGGCTGTCCGACTGCCTCATCTCCCACCTCTATCCGGATCCCTTGGACTCCAG GCCAGGGGTACTGAAGGAGCCCAAACTGATGGGAGCTAtctccttcttcatcttcttcttcaccCTCCTTGTCCTGGCTCGGCAG AATGAGTATTACTGCCGCCTGGACTTCCTGTGGAAGAAGAAGCTgcggcaggagcaggaggagacagagacaatGGAGAACCTGACTCGGCTGCTGTTGGAGAATGTGCTCCCTGCTCACGTGGCCCCCCAGTTCATTGGTCAGAACCGGCGCAACGAG GACCTCTACCACCAGTCCTACGAGTGTGTCTGTGTCCTCTTCGCCTCAGTTCCAGACTTTAAGGAGTTTTACTCTGAATCCAACATCAACCACGAGGGTCTAGAGTGCCTGCGGCTGCTCAATGAGATAATTGCTGATTTTGATGAG CTTCTCTCAAAGCCCAAGTTTAGTGGGGTGGAGAAGATCAAAACCATTGGCAGCACCTACATGGCAGCTACAGGCTTAAATGCCACCTCTGGACAGGACGCACAGCAG GATGATGAGCGAAGCTGCAGCCACCTGGGCACCATGGTGGAGTTTGCAGTGGCCCTTGGATCAAAGCTGGATGTCATCAATAAGCACTCATTTAACAACTTCCGCTTACGTGTGG GGTTGAACCATGGACCTGTAGTGGCTGGAGTGATTGGGGCCCAGAAGCCACAGTATGACATCTGGGGCAACACGGTGAATGTGGCCAGCCGCATGGAAAGTACAGGAGTTCTGGGCAAGATCCAA GTGACTGAAGAGACAGCGCAGGTGCTGCAGTCCTTAGGCTATACCTGCTACAGCCGGGGCATCATCAAAGTCAAAGGCAAAGGGCAGCTCTGCACCTACTTCCTGAACACAGATTTGACACGAACTGGCCCTCCCTCAGCCACCCTAGGCTGA
- the ADCY4 gene encoding adenylate cyclase type 4 isoform X2 — protein sequence MRLLPGHPCRLGWREEERGMAPAASPRRLGKGWAAPGSAGGRARARLDPSEPGAAPALTRPRARAPSPEFALRPRPRRSRAGPTMARLFSPRPPPSEDLFYETYYSLSQQYPLLLLLLGIVLCALLAVLAVASASGRDLASDPGFLITVLCALGGFSLLLGLASCEQRLQRWTRPLSGLVWAALLGLGHGFLFTGGLVSAWDQVSFFLFVIFTVYAMLPLGMRDATAAGLASSLSHLVVLGLYLGPQPDSQPALLPQLAANAVLFLCGNVAGAYHKALMERALRATFREALRSLHSRRRLDTEKKHQEHLLLSILPAYLAREMKAEIMARLQAGQGSRPESTNNFHSLYVKRHQGVSVLYADIVGFTRLASECSPKELVLMLNELFGKFDQIAKEHECMRIKILGDCYYCVSGLPLSLPDHAINCVRMGLDMCRAIRKLRAATGVDINMRVGVHSGSVLCGVIGLQKWQYDVWSHDVTLANHMEAGGVPGRVHITGATLALLAGAYAVEDAAMEHRDPYLRELGEPTYLVIDPRAEEEDEKGTAGGLLSSLEGPKMRPSVLMTRYLESWGAAKPFAHLSHLESPVSTSTPLPEKTLASFSPQWSLDRSRTPRGLDDDLDTGDAKFFQVIEQLNSQKQWKQSKDFNPLTLYFREKELEKEYRLSALPAFKYYAACTFLVFISNFVIQMLVTNRPPALAITYSITFLLFLLLLFVCFSEHLTRCVLKGPKMLHWLPTLSGLVATRPGLRIALGTATILLVFVMAVTSLFFLPAASNCPFRAPNVSSVAFNLSWELPGSLPLISIPYSMHCCVLGFLSCSLFLHMSFELKLLLLLLWLGASCSLFLHSHAWLSDCLISHLYPDPLDSRPGVLKEPKLMGAISFFIFFFTLLVLARQNEYYCRLDFLWKKKLRQEQEETETMENLTRLLLENVLPAHVAPQFIGQNRRNEDLYHQSYECVCVLFASVPDFKEFYSESNINHEGLECLRLLNEIIADFDELLSKPKFSGVEKIKTIGSTYMAATGLNATSGQDAQQDDERSCSHLGTMVEFAVALGSKLDVINKHSFNNFRLRVGLNHGPVVAGVIGAQKPQYDIWGNTVNVASRMESTGVLGKIQVTEETAQVLQSLGYTCYSRGIIKVKGKGQLCTYFLNTDLTRTGPPSATLG from the exons ATGAGGCTTTTGCCCGGACACCCCTGCCGGCTGggttggagggaggaggagcGAGGGATGGCGCCGGCAGCCTCTCCCAGGCGGCTGGGAAAAGGCTGGGCGGCCCCAGGGAGCGCGGGCGGACGGGCCCGCGCGCGGCTTGACCCCAGCGAGCCCGGAGCGGCCCCGGCACTAacgcggccccgcgcccgcgcccccagccccgaGTTCGCGctccgcccgcgcccgcgccgcagCCGGGCAGGGCCAACCATGGCGCGCCTCTTCAGCCCCCGGCCGCCGCCCAGCGAGGACCTCTTCTACGAGACCTACTACAGCCTGAGCCAGCAGTacccgctgctgctgctgctgctggggatCGTGCTCTGCGCGCTCCTGGCCGTGCTGGCTGTGGCCTCGGCCAGCGGCAGG GATCTAGCCTCAGACCCAGGCTTCCTGATCACTGTGCTGTGTGCGCTCGGCGGCTTCTCACTGCTGCTGGGCCTGGCATCCTGTGAGCAACGGCTACAGCGCTGGACCCGTCCCCTGTCCGGCCTCGTGTGGGCAGCGCTCCTGGGGCTGGGCCATGGCTTCCTCTTCACTGGGGGCCTGGTGAGCGCCTGGGACCAG GTGtcctttttcctctttgtcaTCTTCACTGTGTACGCCATGTTGCCCTTGGGTATGCGGGATGCCACCGCCGCGGGCCTTGCCTCATCACTCTCCCACCTGGTGGTCCTTGGGCTGTACCTTGGGCCTCAGCCGGACTCCCAGCCCGCGCTACTGCCGCAG CTGGCAGCAAACGCGGTGCTGTTCTTGTGTGGGAATGTGGCCGGAGCGTACCACAAGGCGCTGATGGAGCGTGCGCTGCGCGCCACGTTCCGGGAGGCACTTCGTTCGCTGCATTCGCGCCGGCGGCTGGACACGGAGAAGAAGCACCAG GAACACCTTCTTTTGTCCATCCTTCCTGCCTACTTGGCTcgagagatgaaggcagagatcatgGCCCGGCTTCAGGCTGGACAGGGATCACGGCCAGAGAGCACCAACAACTTCCATAGCCTCTATGTCAAGAGACACCAAGGAGTTAG CGTGCTCTATGCTGACATCGTGGGCTTCACACGGCTGGCCAGTGAGTGCTCCCCTAAGGAGTTGGTGCTTATGCTCAACGAGCTCTTTGGCAAGTTCGACCAGATTGCCAAG gAGCATGAATGCATGCGGATCAAGATCCTGGGAGACTGTTACTACTGTGTCTCTGGGCTACCGCTCTCCCTGCCAGACCACGCCATCAACTGCGTGCGCATGGGGCTGGACATGTGCCGGGCCATCAG GAAACTCCGGGCAGCCACCGGTGTGGACATCAACATGCGTGTGGGGGTGCATTCAGGCAGTGTGCTCTGCGGAGTCATCGGGCTGCAGAAGTGGCAGTATGATGTCTGGTCCCATGATGTCACCCTGGCCAACCACATGGAGGCGGGTGGCGTGCCAGG AAGAGTACATATTACAGGAGCTACCCTGGCCCTGCTGGCAGGGGCTTATGCTGTGGAGGATGCAGCCATGGAACACCGAGACCCATACCTTCGGGAGCTAGGGGAGCCTACCTACCTAGTCATCGATCCCCGG GCTGAGGAAGAGGATGAGAAGGGCACTGCAGGAGGGTTGCTATCCTCTCTCGAGGGCCCCAAAATGCGTCCCTCAGTGCTGATGACCCGCTACCTGGAGTCCTGGGGCGCAGCCAAGCCTTTTgcccacctgagccacctagagaGCCCCGTGtccacctccacccctctcccG GAGAAGACGCTGGCCTCCTTCAGCCCCCAGTGGAGCCTGGACCG GAGCCGTACCCCCCGGGGACTAGATGATGACCTGGACACTGGGGACGCCAAGTTCTTCCAGGTCATCGAacagctcaactctcagaa ACAGTGGAAGCAGTCAAAGGACTTCAACCCACTGACACTGTACTTCAGagagaaggagctggagaaagag TATCGACTCTCTGCACTCCCTGCCTTCAAATACTATGCAGCCTGCACCTTCCTGGTTTTCATCTCCAATTTTGTCATCCAGATGCTGGTGACCAACAG GCCTCCAGCTCTGGCCATCACCTATAGCAtcaccttcctcctcttcctcctcctcctcttcgtCTGCTTCTCAGAACACCTGACG AGGTGTGTCTTGAAAGGCCCCAAGATGCTGCACTGGCTGCCCACACTGTCTGGCTTGGTGGCCACCCGGCCTGGACTGCGAATTGCCCTGGGCACTGCCACCATCCTCCTCGTTTTTGTCATGGCTGTTACCAGCCTG TTCTTCTTACCGGCAGCATCGAACTGTCCTTTCCGGGCTCCCAATGTGTCCTCCGTGGCTTTCAACCTCTCCTGGGAActccctgggtccctgcctcttATCAGCATCCCA TACTCTATGCACTGCTGCGTGCTGGGGTTCCTGTCCTGCTCCCTCTTCCTGCACATGAGCTTCGAGCTGAagttgctgctgcttctgctgtgGCTGggggcctcctgctccctcttcctgCACTCCCATGCCTGGCTGTCCGACTGCCTCATCTCCCACCTCTATCCGGATCCCTTGGACTCCAG GCCAGGGGTACTGAAGGAGCCCAAACTGATGGGAGCTAtctccttcttcatcttcttcttcaccCTCCTTGTCCTGGCTCGGCAG AATGAGTATTACTGCCGCCTGGACTTCCTGTGGAAGAAGAAGCTgcggcaggagcaggaggagacagagacaatGGAGAACCTGACTCGGCTGCTGTTGGAGAATGTGCTCCCTGCTCACGTGGCCCCCCAGTTCATTGGTCAGAACCGGCGCAACGAG GACCTCTACCACCAGTCCTACGAGTGTGTCTGTGTCCTCTTCGCCTCAGTTCCAGACTTTAAGGAGTTTTACTCTGAATCCAACATCAACCACGAGGGTCTAGAGTGCCTGCGGCTGCTCAATGAGATAATTGCTGATTTTGATGAG CTTCTCTCAAAGCCCAAGTTTAGTGGGGTGGAGAAGATCAAAACCATTGGCAGCACCTACATGGCAGCTACAGGCTTAAATGCCACCTCTGGACAGGACGCACAGCAG GATGATGAGCGAAGCTGCAGCCACCTGGGCACCATGGTGGAGTTTGCAGTGGCCCTTGGATCAAAGCTGGATGTCATCAATAAGCACTCATTTAACAACTTCCGCTTACGTGTGG GGTTGAACCATGGACCTGTAGTGGCTGGAGTGATTGGGGCCCAGAAGCCACAGTATGACATCTGGGGCAACACGGTGAATGTGGCCAGCCGCATGGAAAGTACAGGAGTTCTGGGCAAGATCCAA GTGACTGAAGAGACAGCGCAGGTGCTGCAGTCCTTAGGCTATACCTGCTACAGCCGGGGCATCATCAAAGTCAAAGGCAAAGGGCAGCTCTGCACCTACTTCCTGAACACAGATTTGACACGAACTGGCCCTCCCTCAGCCACCCTAGGCTGA
- the ADCY4 gene encoding adenylate cyclase type 4 isoform X6 — MRLLPGHPCRLGWREEERGMAPAASPRRLGKGWAAPGSAGGRARARLDPSEPGAAPALTRPRARAPSPEFALRPRPRRSRAGPTMARLFSPRPPPSEDLFYETYYSLSQQYPLLLLLLGIVLCALLAVLAVASASGRDLASDPGFLITVLCALGGFSLLLGLASCEQRLQRWTRPLSGLVWAALLGLGHGFLFTGGLVSAWDQVSFFLFVIFTVYAMLPLGMRDATAAGLASSLSHLVVLGLYLGPQPDSQPALLPQLAANAVLFLCGNVAGAYHKALMERALRATFREALRSLHSRRRLDTEKKHQEHLLLSILPAYLAREMKAEIMARLQAGQGSRPESTNNFHSLYVKRHQGVSVLYADIVGFTRLASECSPKELVLMLNELFGKFDQIAKEHECMRIKILGDCYYCVSGLPLSLPDHAINCVRMGLDMCRAIRRVHITGATLALLAGAYAVEDAAMEHRDPYLRELGEPTYLVIDPRAEEEDEKGTAGGLLSSLEGPKMRPSVLMTRYLESWGAAKPFAHLSHLESPVSTSTPLPEKTLASFSPQWSLDRSRTPRGLDDDLDTGDAKFFQVIEQLNSQKQWKQSKDFNPLTLYFREKELEKEYRLSALPAFKYYAACTFLVFISNFVIQMLVTNRPPALAITYSITFLLFLLLLFVCFSEHLTRCVLKGPKMLHWLPTLSGLVATRPGLRIALGTATILLVFVMAVTSLFFLPAASNCPFRAPNVSSVAFNLSWELPGSLPLISIPYSMHCCVLGFLSCSLFLHMSFELKLLLLLLWLGASCSLFLHSHAWLSDCLISHLYPDPLDSRPGVLKEPKLMGAISFFIFFFTLLVLARQNEYYCRLDFLWKKKLRQEQEETETMENLTRLLLENVLPAHVAPQFIGQNRRNEDLYHQSYECVCVLFASVPDFKEFYSESNINHEGLECLRLLNEIIADFDELLSKPKFSGVEKIKTIGSTYMAATGLNATSGQDAQQDDERSCSHLGTMVEFAVALGSKLDVINKHSFNNFRLRVGLNHGPVVAGVIGAQKPQYDIWGNTVNVASRMESTGVLGKIQVTEETAQVLQSLGYTCYSRGIIKVKGKGQLCTYFLNTDLTRTGPPSATLG, encoded by the exons ATGAGGCTTTTGCCCGGACACCCCTGCCGGCTGggttggagggaggaggagcGAGGGATGGCGCCGGCAGCCTCTCCCAGGCGGCTGGGAAAAGGCTGGGCGGCCCCAGGGAGCGCGGGCGGACGGGCCCGCGCGCGGCTTGACCCCAGCGAGCCCGGAGCGGCCCCGGCACTAacgcggccccgcgcccgcgcccccagccccgaGTTCGCGctccgcccgcgcccgcgccgcagCCGGGCAGGGCCAACCATGGCGCGCCTCTTCAGCCCCCGGCCGCCGCCCAGCGAGGACCTCTTCTACGAGACCTACTACAGCCTGAGCCAGCAGTacccgctgctgctgctgctgctggggatCGTGCTCTGCGCGCTCCTGGCCGTGCTGGCTGTGGCCTCGGCCAGCGGCAGG GATCTAGCCTCAGACCCAGGCTTCCTGATCACTGTGCTGTGTGCGCTCGGCGGCTTCTCACTGCTGCTGGGCCTGGCATCCTGTGAGCAACGGCTACAGCGCTGGACCCGTCCCCTGTCCGGCCTCGTGTGGGCAGCGCTCCTGGGGCTGGGCCATGGCTTCCTCTTCACTGGGGGCCTGGTGAGCGCCTGGGACCAG GTGtcctttttcctctttgtcaTCTTCACTGTGTACGCCATGTTGCCCTTGGGTATGCGGGATGCCACCGCCGCGGGCCTTGCCTCATCACTCTCCCACCTGGTGGTCCTTGGGCTGTACCTTGGGCCTCAGCCGGACTCCCAGCCCGCGCTACTGCCGCAG CTGGCAGCAAACGCGGTGCTGTTCTTGTGTGGGAATGTGGCCGGAGCGTACCACAAGGCGCTGATGGAGCGTGCGCTGCGCGCCACGTTCCGGGAGGCACTTCGTTCGCTGCATTCGCGCCGGCGGCTGGACACGGAGAAGAAGCACCAG GAACACCTTCTTTTGTCCATCCTTCCTGCCTACTTGGCTcgagagatgaaggcagagatcatgGCCCGGCTTCAGGCTGGACAGGGATCACGGCCAGAGAGCACCAACAACTTCCATAGCCTCTATGTCAAGAGACACCAAGGAGTTAG CGTGCTCTATGCTGACATCGTGGGCTTCACACGGCTGGCCAGTGAGTGCTCCCCTAAGGAGTTGGTGCTTATGCTCAACGAGCTCTTTGGCAAGTTCGACCAGATTGCCAAG gAGCATGAATGCATGCGGATCAAGATCCTGGGAGACTGTTACTACTGTGTCTCTGGGCTACCGCTCTCCCTGCCAGACCACGCCATCAACTGCGTGCGCATGGGGCTGGACATGTGCCGGGCCATCAG AAGAGTACATATTACAGGAGCTACCCTGGCCCTGCTGGCAGGGGCTTATGCTGTGGAGGATGCAGCCATGGAACACCGAGACCCATACCTTCGGGAGCTAGGGGAGCCTACCTACCTAGTCATCGATCCCCGG GCTGAGGAAGAGGATGAGAAGGGCACTGCAGGAGGGTTGCTATCCTCTCTCGAGGGCCCCAAAATGCGTCCCTCAGTGCTGATGACCCGCTACCTGGAGTCCTGGGGCGCAGCCAAGCCTTTTgcccacctgagccacctagagaGCCCCGTGtccacctccacccctctcccG GAGAAGACGCTGGCCTCCTTCAGCCCCCAGTGGAGCCTGGACCG GAGCCGTACCCCCCGGGGACTAGATGATGACCTGGACACTGGGGACGCCAAGTTCTTCCAGGTCATCGAacagctcaactctcagaa ACAGTGGAAGCAGTCAAAGGACTTCAACCCACTGACACTGTACTTCAGagagaaggagctggagaaagag TATCGACTCTCTGCACTCCCTGCCTTCAAATACTATGCAGCCTGCACCTTCCTGGTTTTCATCTCCAATTTTGTCATCCAGATGCTGGTGACCAACAG GCCTCCAGCTCTGGCCATCACCTATAGCAtcaccttcctcctcttcctcctcctcctcttcgtCTGCTTCTCAGAACACCTGACG AGGTGTGTCTTGAAAGGCCCCAAGATGCTGCACTGGCTGCCCACACTGTCTGGCTTGGTGGCCACCCGGCCTGGACTGCGAATTGCCCTGGGCACTGCCACCATCCTCCTCGTTTTTGTCATGGCTGTTACCAGCCTG TTCTTCTTACCGGCAGCATCGAACTGTCCTTTCCGGGCTCCCAATGTGTCCTCCGTGGCTTTCAACCTCTCCTGGGAActccctgggtccctgcctcttATCAGCATCCCA TACTCTATGCACTGCTGCGTGCTGGGGTTCCTGTCCTGCTCCCTCTTCCTGCACATGAGCTTCGAGCTGAagttgctgctgcttctgctgtgGCTGggggcctcctgctccctcttcctgCACTCCCATGCCTGGCTGTCCGACTGCCTCATCTCCCACCTCTATCCGGATCCCTTGGACTCCAG GCCAGGGGTACTGAAGGAGCCCAAACTGATGGGAGCTAtctccttcttcatcttcttcttcaccCTCCTTGTCCTGGCTCGGCAG AATGAGTATTACTGCCGCCTGGACTTCCTGTGGAAGAAGAAGCTgcggcaggagcaggaggagacagagacaatGGAGAACCTGACTCGGCTGCTGTTGGAGAATGTGCTCCCTGCTCACGTGGCCCCCCAGTTCATTGGTCAGAACCGGCGCAACGAG GACCTCTACCACCAGTCCTACGAGTGTGTCTGTGTCCTCTTCGCCTCAGTTCCAGACTTTAAGGAGTTTTACTCTGAATCCAACATCAACCACGAGGGTCTAGAGTGCCTGCGGCTGCTCAATGAGATAATTGCTGATTTTGATGAG CTTCTCTCAAAGCCCAAGTTTAGTGGGGTGGAGAAGATCAAAACCATTGGCAGCACCTACATGGCAGCTACAGGCTTAAATGCCACCTCTGGACAGGACGCACAGCAG GATGATGAGCGAAGCTGCAGCCACCTGGGCACCATGGTGGAGTTTGCAGTGGCCCTTGGATCAAAGCTGGATGTCATCAATAAGCACTCATTTAACAACTTCCGCTTACGTGTGG GGTTGAACCATGGACCTGTAGTGGCTGGAGTGATTGGGGCCCAGAAGCCACAGTATGACATCTGGGGCAACACGGTGAATGTGGCCAGCCGCATGGAAAGTACAGGAGTTCTGGGCAAGATCCAA GTGACTGAAGAGACAGCGCAGGTGCTGCAGTCCTTAGGCTATACCTGCTACAGCCGGGGCATCATCAAAGTCAAAGGCAAAGGGCAGCTCTGCACCTACTTCCTGAACACAGATTTGACACGAACTGGCCCTCCCTCAGCCACCCTAGGCTGA